A window of the Linepithema humile isolate Giens D197 chromosome 4, Lhum_UNIL_v1.0, whole genome shotgun sequence genome harbors these coding sequences:
- the LOC105673320 gene encoding pancreatic lipase-related protein 2, translating into MAISVERYLALLVLYISLLLLQFHHATAQNKTLKDLFNSTSCAKPPYICPHPQIEFYLYTRETQKDPLLLDVRDFNSLQYSQFNKIHPTKIIIHGFGGGRNLVPSTDLRDAYFTRGDYNIIIVDYGSLVREPCLSQIYWGPDFCSQCIAQLVKYLRDHPRGTRVENIHVLGYSVGAHIAGLIANYLPNDKLGRITGLDPTIFFYMNGNRSMDLDESDAHFVDVIHTGAGILGQWGPNGHADFYVNGGSSQPGCATSSILQTLSCDHTKVTPYYIESITTKKGFWAAPCANLFSYLIGWCNPKREDHILMGEDTPHTARGIFYLSTNAHKPYARGLPVKSQRRTNRKQSSSRQY; encoded by the exons ATGGCGATCAGTGTCGAGAGATACCTCGCTCTCCTCGTACTCTACATCTcgctgttgctgctgcaatTCC ATCATGCAACAGCTCAAAACAAGACTCTCAAGGATCTCTTCAACAGCACATCTTGCGCCAAGCCGCCTTACATCTGTCCGCATCCGCAGATAGAATTCTATTTGTATACTAG AGAAACGCAAAAAGATCCTCTGTTATTGGACGTCCGGGATTTCAATTCTCTCCAGTATTCCCAATTCAATAAGATTCATccgacaaaaattattattcacggCTTCGGCGGTGGACGAAACTTAGTGCCCAGTACGGATTTGCGAGATG CGTATTTCACGCGAGGcgattacaatattataatcgtGGATTACGGTTCGTTGGTACGCGAGCCCTGTCTCTCGCAGATTTATTGGGGCCCGGACTTTTGCTCTCAATGCATCGCACAGTTGGTCAAGTACCTGAGGGATCATCCTCGCGGCACGAGAGTGGAGAACATACACGTGCTCGGATACAGCGTCGGCGCGCACATAGCCGGACTCATCGCGAATTACTTGCCCAATGACAAACTCGGAAGAATTACGG GCCTCGATCCGacgatatttttctacatgAACGGCAACCGCTCGATGGATTTAGACGAATCGGATGCCCATTTTGTGGACGTGATCCATACAGGCGCCGGGATTTTGGGGCAATGGGGGCCGAACGGCCACGCGGACTTTTATGTAAACGGTGGCTCGAGTCAACCCGGATGCGCCACTTCTTCTATACTTC AAACGCTTTCGTGCGATCACACAAAGGTGACGCCGTATTACATAGAGTCAATCACGACAAAAAAGGGATTTTGGGCGGCGCCGTGCGCAAATCTGTTTTCTTACCTGATCGGATGGTGCAATCCAAAGAGAGAGGATCACATACTGATGGGGGAGGACACCCCTCATAC AGCACGCGGCATCTTCTATCTGTCAACAAACGCACACAAACCGTACGCCCGAGGACTGCCCGTAAAAAGCCAGCGTCGGACAAATCGGAAGCAATCGTCCTCCCGCCAGTATTAA
- the LOC105673316 gene encoding vesicular glutamate transporter 1, whose amino-acid sequence MSGFAAAGLVAFDSFKTKASQKLSGFKRNTTGYEEFEGSREGSKENRGFEDERGYSRQASLESLPEPQRPPLRHIDTYCMPECPCLSKRYTIATLACVGFIISFGMRCNMGMAKLVMKNTTEGENNTVKFNWTVGMESALDSSFFWGYLVTQVPGGFVASLYPANRIFGTAIAISSFLNLLVPGALKVDPIVDMGVQVMKGLVEGVTYPACHGIWKYWAPPLERSRLATLAFCGSYAAMVIGMPLSGYLSAWFGWTASFYFYGVCGLIWYCFWLWLAFEKPSKHPCISARELRYIEDSLGQGQVQAPVPTLSTTPWRKFLTSMPVYAIIVANFCRSWNFYLLVLFQPRFMHESFGMPLVETGVIGSLPHLLMTMIVPCGGLLADHLRKRGIMTTTNVRKVFNCGGFGMEALFFLVVAQATTSKNGTAATVALAIGVACSGFAISGFNVNHLDIAPRYASILMGMSNGIGTIAGLLVPFFVDNITEKKDPHSWRNVFIIAACVHIFGVTFYGIFCSGELQPWADPTLEEQKSWNPMDEFGQTKPPVPPPPKTMQSDFIKQPSREGSVTDDWNAYEQPAPENQLYARQDNKGPVINYGSTEANSNNPFHSTNPFASDVSATLVQPPATDDYAHDVMHNQQWN is encoded by the exons ATGTCCGGATTCGCAGCGGCGGGTCTCGTAGCCTTCGATTCCTTCAAGACGAAAGCATCGCAGAAATTATCCGG ATTCAAAAGAAATACGACCGGTTATGAGGAATTCGAAGGCTCGCGCGAGGGTAGCAAGGAGAATAGAGGATTCGAGGATGAGAGAGGATACAGCAGACAGGCCTCTCTCGAATCGCTCCCGGAGCCGCAGAGACCACCCTTGCGACACATCGATACTTATTGCATGCCGGAATGTCCGTGCCTTTCGAAGAGGTACACCATCGCGACGCTAGCTTGCGTAG gatttattatttcgttcGGCATGAGGTGTAACATGGGCATGGCCAAGTTGGTAATGAAAAACACCACGGAGGGCGAGAACAATACCGTTAAGTTCAATTGGACAGTCGGCATGGAAAGCGCTCTCGATTCGTCATTCTTTTGGGGTTATCTCGTGACGCAAGTGCCCGGTGGCTTCGTCGCATCGTTATATCCCGCGAACAGGATATTTGGCACGGCTATTGCAATATCTTCCTTCTTAAATCTGCTGGTACCCGGTGCGTTGAAAGTGGATCCTATCGTCGACATGGGCGTGCAAGTGATGAAAGGACTGGTTGAG ggtgtcacaTATCCGGCATGCCATGGCATTTGGAAATACTGGGCACCTCCTCTGGAGAGATCGCGTTTGGCCACGTTAGCGTTTTGTGGATCGTACGCCGCGATGGTGATAGGTATGCCGCTTTCCGGATATTTGAGCGCTTGGTTTGGTTGGACGGCATCGTTTTACTTCTACG GCGTCTGCGGTTTGATTTGGTACTGCTTTTGGTTGTGGCTGGCCTTCGAAAAGCCGTCGAAGCATCCCTGTATTTCGGCTCGCGAACTACGTTATATCGAAGATTCGCTCGGTCAAGGACAAGTACAAGCACCTGTGCCCACATTGTCGACGACTCCTTGGCGGAAATTTCTCACCTCGATGCCCGTCTATGCTATCATCGTCGCTAATTTTTGCAGATCATGGAATTTTTATCTGCTGGTGCTCTTCCAGCCACGTTTCATGCACGAGTCCTTCGGCATGCCGCTCGTCGAG ACCGGAGTCATCGGGTCGCTTCCGCACTTGTTGATGACGATGATCGTGCCGTGCGGCGGTTTGCTGGCAGACCATCTTCGTAAACGCGGCATCATGACGACGACGAACGTGCGGAAAGTCTTCAATTGCGGTGGTTTTGGTATGGAAGCGCTTTTCTTCTTGGTGGTAGCTCAGGCAACGACGTCGAAGAACGGAACCGCGGCTACTGTCGCGCTCGCGATTGGCGTCGCGTGCAGTGGCTTTGCCATTTCTGGTTTCAATGTCAATCATCTGGATATTGCGCCCAGATACGCCAGTATTTTGATGGGGATGTCCAACGGGATTGGCACCATCGCTGGACTTTTGGTCCCTTTCTTCGTGGATAATATTACGGAAAAGAAG GATCCACACAGTTGGCGGAACGTTTTCATCATAGCAGCATGTGTTCACATTTTTGGAGTGACATTCTACGGTATTTTCTGCTCCGGCGAATTGCAGCCCTGGGCTGATCCCACCCTGGAAGAACAGAAGTCTTGGAATCCTATGGACGAGTTCGGTCAAACGAAACCGCCCGTTCCACCTCCACCGAAAACCATGCAATCCGATTTCATA AAACAACCGTCCCGAGAGGGAAGCGTCACCGATGACTGGAATGCCTACGAACAGCCGGCGCCCGAAAACCAGCTGTATGCACGGCAGGACAACAAAGGTCCTGTGATAAACTACGGTTCGACGGAGGCCAACAGCAACAATCCATTCCATTCGACGAATCCGTTTGCCAGCGACGTTAGCGCGACTCTCGTGCAACCGCCGGCTACAGACGATTACGCGCATGACGTCATGCACAATCAGCAGTGGAACTGA
- the LOC105673301 gene encoding uncharacterized protein isoform X2 produces the protein MIKDQPFALLRNGHILSTNSCNSARQNAGFNLEKYDPYLDKIRALFVPSLEHKVHSLLEEFVYSEDSRWTKRFSRFKKFINAIIVWKDCLNAEYDMEELIKTVKCIMKDELAASFLDSILLHRRLNKICHELDTLGIEDDILGSFDCWMECNHFVNPNTAENCNTRISSAAASYDAKGSTRCEKDVESLATSDVYRDGSTEPTMTSEYRARKHQQVFDSNENSPRRGIDNPSQSARDGSQNNDIIKMHGTPNENVKLFQFRDVKLEKVRNSSRLKIVIRWRYLEDRGCPTLSRSVVARIFLPCKPSDLMKRIFTADPSLTESCLIVMKRKFEISIRNVCSCLNDVLGNLDVAFIRKLRLDCKIHAGYISFKLKIGDAGNKCLFVTRVPICQNVRKRAIRQDFVVLACNSKLSSETKKSKCFKQCENDDNNDALARLDEKSEKLDDIRCSKLHRSLVKDTTIRASQNKEAKSSSEDGIVCTSIEDVSKCDVTISCCGKSCENIAEEISDITLYTNNSEEKNAEYCRSLNSKENDYDAKCGKEAVDSLIAQNDESTRSVNDINCRCWSHKNFIAINNEAGQIFPTKNLDSFSQTADINEYDWICSSESNRNEDCNANTCSIATFVQNSERDKQLVELNCNRLSSDDVKAINKQSEDDNSLAKTEIECDSSCSCRYTDFINITVIDNTSERSIVREASRDVGDALEIPSTNFSKTVLFENNNSAFVRAPKLKISSKDIDVDVSCSRTITWLASGDDRTVSTIAKMRDSRDDTFSSTRAFIVPRKEKRILDRTNFVKSPNRLSTLERIRSSDIPTESYFCAKNHVTPGISRKSHKLRKSKFGRCGCSSNGIDNATSATMLKYRTTSRQYRDDDDFVDARTLVMTSFRDSVDRSIEGIKYLRAKLGRVLFKNKVKTKRN, from the exons atgATAAAGGACCAACCGTTCGCGCTGCTTAGGAACGGGCATATATTATCG acAAATTCATGTAATTCTGCGAGACAAAATGCGGGATTCAATCTGGAAAAATATGATCCCTATCTCGACAAAATTCGAGCGCTCTTCGTGCCAAGTCTAGAACACAAGGTGCATTCCTTGCTGGAAGAGTTCGTGTACAGCGAGGATTCTCGATGGACCAAGCGATTTTCACGTTTTAAGAAATTCATCAACGCGATAATCGTATGGAAAGATTGTCTGAACGCCGAATACGATATGGAGGAGTTGATAAAGACCGTTAAATGCATAATGAAGGATGAATTAGCTGCCAGCTTTTTGGATTCCATTCTTCTGCATCGTAGATTGAACAAAATTTGTCACGAGCTGGACACATTGGGGATCGAGGATGATATTTTGGGAAGTTTCGACTGTTGGATGGAGTGCAACCATTTTGT GAATCCCAACACCGCGGAGAATTGTAACACGCGGATTTCGAGCGCGGCGGCGTCCTACGACGCGAAAGGATCGACAAGGTGCGAGAAAGATGTCGAGTCATTAGCGACGAGCGATGTTTATCGTGACGGAAGTACCGAGCCTACGATGACGTCGGAGTATCGAGCGCGGAAACATCAGCAAGTTTTTGACTCGAATGAAAATTCTCCTCGACGAGGGATCGACAATCCGAGTCAATCCGCACGCGATGGATCGCAAAATAACGACATCATTAAAATGCACGGAACTCCCAATGAGAATGTCAAATTGTTCCAATTTCGCGATGTGAAATTGGAAAAAGTACGAAACAGTTCGAGATTAAAAATCGTTATTCGTTGGAGATATTTGGAAGATCGCGGCTGTCCGACACTCTCAAGATCCGTCGTCGCTCGTATTTTCTTACCCTGCAAGCCGAGCGACTTGATGAAGCGAATTTTTACGGCCGATCCGTCGCTGACCGAATCCTGCTTGATAGTAATGAAACGGAAGTTCGAGATCAGCATACGCAACGTCTGCTCGTGTCTCAACGACGTCCTCGGGAATTTAGACGTCGCGTTTATACGGAAGTTACGTCTCGACTGCAAGATACATGCGGGATATATTagcttcaaattaaaaatcggCGACGCGGGCAATAAATGTCTCTTCGTCACGAGAGTGCCGATTTGTCAGAATGTTCGTAAACGTGCAATCCGACAAGATTTCGTTGTCCTCGCTTGTAACTCGAAGCTGAGTTCTGAAACGAAAAAGTCAAAGTGTTTCAAACAGTGCGAGAACGATGATAACAATGATGCACTGGCGCGTCTCGATGAAAAGAGTGAAAAGTTAGACGATATACGCTGCTCGAAGTTACATCGAAGCCTCGTAAAAGACACGACGATAAGAGCGTCGCAGAACAAGGAGGCGAAAAGTAGCAGCGAAGACGGAATCGTGTGCACAAGTATTGAAGATGTTTCAAAATGtgatgttacgatttcctgttGCGGCAAATCGTGCGAGAATATTGCCGAAGAAATATCCGACATAACGTTGTATACCAATAattctgaagaaaaaaatgcggAATATTGCAGGAGTTTGAACTCAAAAGAAAATGATTACGACGCGAAATGTGGAAAGGAAGCTGTCGATAGTTTGATCGCGCAAAACGACGAATCCACGCGATCGGTAAACGATATTAATTGCCGATGCTGGTCACACAAGAATTTTAttgcgataaataatgaagcCGGACAGATTTTTCCTACGAAAAATTTAGATAGCTTCTCGCAGACTGCAGACATCAATGAGTACGATTGGATTTGTTCGTCGGAATCAAATAGGAATGAAGATTGCAATGCTAATACGTGCAGTATTGCGACATTCGTGCAAAACTCAGAGCGCGACAAACAATTAGTGGAATTAAACTGTAATCGTTTGTCGAGCGACGATGTGAAAGcgattaataaacaatcggAGGACGATAATTCTTTAGCAAAGACAGAAATTGAATGTGACTCAAGTTGTTCTTGTCGATATACCGATTTCATAAATATCACAGTCATCGATAATACTTCCGAAAGGAGCATCGTTCGCGAAGCGTCTCGGGATGTTGGCGATGCGCTGGAAATTCCAAGTACCAACTTTTCCAAGACAGTATTATTTGAGAACAATAATTCGGCTTTCGTCCGAGCgcctaaattaaaaatatcatcgaAGGATATCGATGTGGACGTAAGTTGTTCTCGAACCATAACTTGGCTGGCGTCCGGCGACGATAGAACTGTGTCCACCATCGCGAAGATGCGCGATAGCCGCGACGACACGTTTTCTTCCACTCGCGCTTTCATTGTCCCAAGGAAAGAAAAGCGAATTCTTGATAGAACTAATTTCGTCAAGTCACCTAATCGACTTTCTACGTTAGAAAGAATAAGAAGTTCCGATATTCCGACAGAGAGCTATTTTTGCGCGAAGAACCACGTGACGCCTGGCATATCGCGAAAATCTCACAAGTTGAGAAAGTCGAAATTTGGCAGATGCGGATGCTCGTCGAACGGTATTGACAACGCAACTTCCGCCACGATGCTCAAGTATAGAACGACGTCTCGGCAGTATCGAGATGACGACGATTTCGTTGACGCGCGAACGCTCGTGATGACGAGCTTTCGCGATTCCGTCGATAGATCTATCGAAGGAATAAAGTATCTTCGCGCCAAGTTGGGAAGAGTGTTGTTTAAGAACAAAGTCAAAACAAAAAGGAACTAA
- the LOC105673301 gene encoding uncharacterized protein isoform X1: protein MFVKSVKYKIVNKCLLQFSNVLFLYFIQTNSCNSARQNAGFNLEKYDPYLDKIRALFVPSLEHKVHSLLEEFVYSEDSRWTKRFSRFKKFINAIIVWKDCLNAEYDMEELIKTVKCIMKDELAASFLDSILLHRRLNKICHELDTLGIEDDILGSFDCWMECNHFVNPNTAENCNTRISSAAASYDAKGSTRCEKDVESLATSDVYRDGSTEPTMTSEYRARKHQQVFDSNENSPRRGIDNPSQSARDGSQNNDIIKMHGTPNENVKLFQFRDVKLEKVRNSSRLKIVIRWRYLEDRGCPTLSRSVVARIFLPCKPSDLMKRIFTADPSLTESCLIVMKRKFEISIRNVCSCLNDVLGNLDVAFIRKLRLDCKIHAGYISFKLKIGDAGNKCLFVTRVPICQNVRKRAIRQDFVVLACNSKLSSETKKSKCFKQCENDDNNDALARLDEKSEKLDDIRCSKLHRSLVKDTTIRASQNKEAKSSSEDGIVCTSIEDVSKCDVTISCCGKSCENIAEEISDITLYTNNSEEKNAEYCRSLNSKENDYDAKCGKEAVDSLIAQNDESTRSVNDINCRCWSHKNFIAINNEAGQIFPTKNLDSFSQTADINEYDWICSSESNRNEDCNANTCSIATFVQNSERDKQLVELNCNRLSSDDVKAINKQSEDDNSLAKTEIECDSSCSCRYTDFINITVIDNTSERSIVREASRDVGDALEIPSTNFSKTVLFENNNSAFVRAPKLKISSKDIDVDVSCSRTITWLASGDDRTVSTIAKMRDSRDDTFSSTRAFIVPRKEKRILDRTNFVKSPNRLSTLERIRSSDIPTESYFCAKNHVTPGISRKSHKLRKSKFGRCGCSSNGIDNATSATMLKYRTTSRQYRDDDDFVDARTLVMTSFRDSVDRSIEGIKYLRAKLGRVLFKNKVKTKRN from the exons ATGTTTgtaaaaagtgtaaaatacaaaattgtcaACAAGTGTCTTCTCCAATTCTCTAACGTTttgttcttatattttattcagacAAATTCATGTAATTCTGCGAGACAAAATGCGGGATTCAATCTGGAAAAATATGATCCCTATCTCGACAAAATTCGAGCGCTCTTCGTGCCAAGTCTAGAACACAAGGTGCATTCCTTGCTGGAAGAGTTCGTGTACAGCGAGGATTCTCGATGGACCAAGCGATTTTCACGTTTTAAGAAATTCATCAACGCGATAATCGTATGGAAAGATTGTCTGAACGCCGAATACGATATGGAGGAGTTGATAAAGACCGTTAAATGCATAATGAAGGATGAATTAGCTGCCAGCTTTTTGGATTCCATTCTTCTGCATCGTAGATTGAACAAAATTTGTCACGAGCTGGACACATTGGGGATCGAGGATGATATTTTGGGAAGTTTCGACTGTTGGATGGAGTGCAACCATTTTGT GAATCCCAACACCGCGGAGAATTGTAACACGCGGATTTCGAGCGCGGCGGCGTCCTACGACGCGAAAGGATCGACAAGGTGCGAGAAAGATGTCGAGTCATTAGCGACGAGCGATGTTTATCGTGACGGAAGTACCGAGCCTACGATGACGTCGGAGTATCGAGCGCGGAAACATCAGCAAGTTTTTGACTCGAATGAAAATTCTCCTCGACGAGGGATCGACAATCCGAGTCAATCCGCACGCGATGGATCGCAAAATAACGACATCATTAAAATGCACGGAACTCCCAATGAGAATGTCAAATTGTTCCAATTTCGCGATGTGAAATTGGAAAAAGTACGAAACAGTTCGAGATTAAAAATCGTTATTCGTTGGAGATATTTGGAAGATCGCGGCTGTCCGACACTCTCAAGATCCGTCGTCGCTCGTATTTTCTTACCCTGCAAGCCGAGCGACTTGATGAAGCGAATTTTTACGGCCGATCCGTCGCTGACCGAATCCTGCTTGATAGTAATGAAACGGAAGTTCGAGATCAGCATACGCAACGTCTGCTCGTGTCTCAACGACGTCCTCGGGAATTTAGACGTCGCGTTTATACGGAAGTTACGTCTCGACTGCAAGATACATGCGGGATATATTagcttcaaattaaaaatcggCGACGCGGGCAATAAATGTCTCTTCGTCACGAGAGTGCCGATTTGTCAGAATGTTCGTAAACGTGCAATCCGACAAGATTTCGTTGTCCTCGCTTGTAACTCGAAGCTGAGTTCTGAAACGAAAAAGTCAAAGTGTTTCAAACAGTGCGAGAACGATGATAACAATGATGCACTGGCGCGTCTCGATGAAAAGAGTGAAAAGTTAGACGATATACGCTGCTCGAAGTTACATCGAAGCCTCGTAAAAGACACGACGATAAGAGCGTCGCAGAACAAGGAGGCGAAAAGTAGCAGCGAAGACGGAATCGTGTGCACAAGTATTGAAGATGTTTCAAAATGtgatgttacgatttcctgttGCGGCAAATCGTGCGAGAATATTGCCGAAGAAATATCCGACATAACGTTGTATACCAATAattctgaagaaaaaaatgcggAATATTGCAGGAGTTTGAACTCAAAAGAAAATGATTACGACGCGAAATGTGGAAAGGAAGCTGTCGATAGTTTGATCGCGCAAAACGACGAATCCACGCGATCGGTAAACGATATTAATTGCCGATGCTGGTCACACAAGAATTTTAttgcgataaataatgaagcCGGACAGATTTTTCCTACGAAAAATTTAGATAGCTTCTCGCAGACTGCAGACATCAATGAGTACGATTGGATTTGTTCGTCGGAATCAAATAGGAATGAAGATTGCAATGCTAATACGTGCAGTATTGCGACATTCGTGCAAAACTCAGAGCGCGACAAACAATTAGTGGAATTAAACTGTAATCGTTTGTCGAGCGACGATGTGAAAGcgattaataaacaatcggAGGACGATAATTCTTTAGCAAAGACAGAAATTGAATGTGACTCAAGTTGTTCTTGTCGATATACCGATTTCATAAATATCACAGTCATCGATAATACTTCCGAAAGGAGCATCGTTCGCGAAGCGTCTCGGGATGTTGGCGATGCGCTGGAAATTCCAAGTACCAACTTTTCCAAGACAGTATTATTTGAGAACAATAATTCGGCTTTCGTCCGAGCgcctaaattaaaaatatcatcgaAGGATATCGATGTGGACGTAAGTTGTTCTCGAACCATAACTTGGCTGGCGTCCGGCGACGATAGAACTGTGTCCACCATCGCGAAGATGCGCGATAGCCGCGACGACACGTTTTCTTCCACTCGCGCTTTCATTGTCCCAAGGAAAGAAAAGCGAATTCTTGATAGAACTAATTTCGTCAAGTCACCTAATCGACTTTCTACGTTAGAAAGAATAAGAAGTTCCGATATTCCGACAGAGAGCTATTTTTGCGCGAAGAACCACGTGACGCCTGGCATATCGCGAAAATCTCACAAGTTGAGAAAGTCGAAATTTGGCAGATGCGGATGCTCGTCGAACGGTATTGACAACGCAACTTCCGCCACGATGCTCAAGTATAGAACGACGTCTCGGCAGTATCGAGATGACGACGATTTCGTTGACGCGCGAACGCTCGTGATGACGAGCTTTCGCGATTCCGTCGATAGATCTATCGAAGGAATAAAGTATCTTCGCGCCAAGTTGGGAAGAGTGTTGTTTAAGAACAAAGTCAAAACAAAAAGGAACTAA
- the 7B2 gene encoding uncharacterized protein 7B2 codes for MEKVKSILWYSRGPRTALVATTNDDDDGDDDDGGGGAKEENACVCAADAENRCTVRYHLPRRYPVLIVVSLCPQDTCHRSRGAFYRYKVIMLYYILLLSIAVAAQTNAYLPSKEEHTWSDTLRELIYRMGNELDNTVYSYSDYPDNKVKEFPVELPADYDGLDTLNPNPSIRDQEYLQHSTLWSHRFNNNNNNDKSNDRHKIQSNLKGIKDEKTENPLPAYCTPPNPCPVGYTSENNCLTNFENTAAFSRDYQSAQDCMCDTEHMLECSNDSGNSNSLSNIHISNPDFDQIVEEFQEENPFFQGEKLPIAAKKGIHVID; via the exons ATGGAAAAAGTAAAATCAATACTCTGGTACTCGCGGGGACCGCGAACGGCGCTCGTCGCGACGacgaacgacgacgacgacggcgacgacgacgacggcggcggcggcgctaAAGAGGAAaacgcgtgtgtgtgtgcagcTGACGCGGAAAACCGGTGTACCGTGCGATATCATCTTCCCCGAAGATATCCGGTTCTTATCGTCGTTTCTCTTTGTCCGCAAGACACCTGTCACCGGTCGCGCG GTGCATTCTACAGGTACAAAGTCATCATGTTGTACTACATCTTGCTCCTTTCGATCGCTGTCGCTGCACAGACAAATGCCTACTTGCCTTCGAAG GAGGAGCATACATGGAGCGATACTCTGCGAGAATTGATCTATCGAATGGGAAACGAACTCGACAACACGGTGTACTCGTATTCGGATTATCCGGACAATAAGGTTAAAGAATTTCCCGTGGAATTGCCGGCCGATTACGACGGCCTGGACACGCTGAATCCAAACCCTAGTATACGGGACCAGGAGTATTTACAACATAGCACGTTATGGAGCCATcgttttaataacaataataataacgacaaGAGTAATGACAGACACAAAATTCAATCCAATCTGAAAGGCATCAAGGACGAAAAGACGGAAAATCCTTTGCCAGCCTACTGCACCCCTCCGAATCCCTGTCCAGTCGGATATACAA GTGAGAACAATTGCCTCACCAATTTCGAAAACACAGCAGCGTTTAGTCGCGATTATCAAAGCGCGCAGGACTGCATGTGTGATACAGAACACATGTTAGAATGCTCCAACGATTCCGGTAACAGCAACAGTTTATCAAACATACATATTTCGAATCCCGATTTCGATCAAATCGTCGAAGAATTTCAG GAAGAAAACCCGTTTTTCCAAGGAGAAAAATTGCCAATAGCTGCGAAGAAAGGCATACATGTGATTGATTAA
- the LOC105673420 gene encoding uncharacterized protein has translation MTQVVRENNELKRLLNNPAKNAGEDGSMAPPLSTNVPRPSTSQNVNPQSTMSPMIPANSTTEEVLEPCLQNVVSTVNLQTELQLMYINVRTRNSEYNPSRFTGLIMRIQNPRATALIFRSGKLVCTGARSEEDSLLAAKKFARIIQKLGFSVKFSCFKIQNIVATCDLKFPIKLESLNQMHGQFSSYEPELYPGLTYRMVLPRVVLLIFVNGKVVLTGAKNRNELQDALNNIYPILKSFKKP, from the exons atgacaCAAGTCGTACGCGAGAATAACGAATTAAAAAGATTGCTCAATAATCCGGCAAAAAATGCAGGCGAAGATGGATCCATGGCTCCACCGCTATCG accAATGTACCAAGGCCGAGCACATCGCAAAATGTTAATCCACAATCGACAATGAGTCCAATGATACCAGCTAATAGCACAACAGAAGAAGTTTTAGAACCTTGTCTGCA gaATGTAGTGTCCACTGTTAATTTGCAAACAGAACTGCAacttatgtatattaatgtaaGAACGAGAAATTCCGAGTACAATCCATCGAGATTCACTGGACTGATAATGAGGATACAGAATCCTAGAGCCACAGCATTGATCTTTCGCTCAGGCAAATTAGTATGTACTGGCGCGAGAAGTGAGGAGGATTCACTTTTggcagcaaaaaaatttgctagAATAATCCAGAAGCTTGGATTTTCT GTAAAGTTCTCctgttttaaaatacaaaacataGTTGCAACATGCGACTTAAAATTTCCAATCAAATTAGAGAGTTTGAATCAGATGCACGGTCAATTTTCTAGTTACGAACCAGAATTATATCCTGGTTTGACATACAGAATGGTACTACCTCGGGTAGTGTTATTGATATTTGTAAATGGTAAAGTTGTATTAACAG GGGCAAAAAATAGGAATGAATTGCAAgatgcattaaataatatatatccgatattaaaaagttttaaaaaaccgtaa